In one Rhodococcus sp. B50 genomic region, the following are encoded:
- the ftsX gene encoding permease-like cell division protein FtsX — protein sequence MRASFLFSEVTTGLRRNLTMTIAMILTTAISLALFGAGLLVVQMAGKTERIFLDRVEVQVFLTEDISSLDPECEQDLCSALRSDLENTDDVVSVQYLSRDDAVLDATERVFADQPELAELVSADSFPASFKIKMSDPDRFAAIQDDFGARPGVDSVLNQQDLVERLFGVLGGIRNGAFAIATIQAVAAVLLIANMVQIAAFTRRTEVGIMRLVGATRWYTQLPFLLEAVIAAIVGAALAIGGLFVAKSMFVDDMLTDVYDANIVARITDSDILLVSPFLVLVGVGMAAFTSYVTLRLYVRE from the coding sequence ATGCGTGCCAGCTTCCTGTTCAGCGAGGTCACCACCGGCCTGCGCCGCAACCTCACCATGACCATCGCGATGATCCTCACCACGGCGATCTCCCTCGCGCTGTTCGGTGCGGGTCTGCTCGTGGTCCAGATGGCGGGCAAGACGGAGCGGATCTTCCTCGACCGCGTCGAGGTGCAGGTGTTCCTGACCGAGGACATCTCCTCGCTCGATCCGGAATGCGAGCAGGACCTCTGCTCCGCCCTGCGCAGCGACCTGGAGAACACCGACGACGTGGTGTCGGTCCAGTATCTGAGCCGCGACGACGCGGTCCTCGACGCCACCGAACGCGTCTTCGCCGATCAGCCCGAGCTCGCCGAACTGGTGAGTGCCGACAGCTTCCCCGCGTCGTTCAAGATCAAGATGTCCGATCCGGATCGCTTCGCCGCGATCCAGGACGACTTCGGCGCCAGGCCGGGTGTCGACAGCGTCCTGAACCAGCAGGATCTCGTCGAGCGCCTCTTCGGTGTGCTCGGGGGCATCCGCAACGGTGCCTTCGCCATCGCCACGATCCAGGCCGTCGCGGCCGTGCTCCTCATCGCCAACATGGTGCAGATCGCGGCCTTCACCCGCCGCACCGAGGTCGGCATCATGCGACTGGTCGGCGCGACCCGCTGGTACACGCAGCTGCCCTTCCTCCTCGAAGCGGTGATCGCCGCCATCGTGGGCGCCGCGCTCGCCATCGGCGGCCTGTTCGTCGCCAAGAGCATGTTCGTCGACGACATGCTCACCGACGTCTACGACGCGAACATCGTCGCCCGCATCACCGACAGCGACATCCTTCTGGTCTCGCCGTTCCTGGTGCTCGTGGGGGTCGGAATGGCCGCGTTCACCTCGTACGTGACCTTGCGTCTGTACGTGCGTGAATAA
- the smpB gene encoding SsrA-binding protein SmpB: MKEKGRKVIATNRKARHNYTIIDTYEAGVALVGTEVKSLREGKASLVDAFATVDDGEVWLRGLHIPEYGHGTWTNHAPRRTRKLLLHRREIDALVGKTREGNQTLVPLSMYFSDGKVKVELALAKGKQDYDKRQDLARRTAEREVTRELGRRVKGMSR; encoded by the coding sequence GTGAAGGAAAAGGGCCGGAAGGTCATCGCGACCAACCGCAAGGCGCGCCACAACTACACCATCATCGACACCTACGAGGCGGGAGTCGCACTCGTGGGCACGGAGGTCAAGAGCCTGCGCGAGGGCAAGGCATCCCTCGTCGACGCGTTCGCGACGGTGGACGACGGTGAAGTATGGCTTCGCGGGTTGCACATACCCGAATACGGGCACGGCACGTGGACCAACCACGCCCCTCGTCGTACCCGCAAACTGCTGCTGCACCGACGGGAGATCGACGCGCTCGTCGGCAAGACCCGTGAGGGCAACCAGACGCTCGTGCCGCTGTCGATGTACTTCTCCGATGGCAAGGTCAAGGTCGAGCTCGCGCTCGCCAAGGGCAAGCAGGACTACGACAAGCGTCAGGATCTCGCACGCCGGACCGCCGAACGCGAGGTGACCCGCGAGCTCGGCCGGCGGGTGAAGGGCATGAGCCGCTGA
- a CDS encoding DMT family transporter, which yields MIAVALALLAAVGYGLSDFAGGAASRRASALGVVAVTYPVSLVVSLVAASVVGGDITAESLAWGAAAGVAGGIAVWWFYLALADGPMSVVSPVTAVVVAGIPVLVGIALGDRPGLLAYLGIVVAVVAVGLVSRESDETVTGVGHSRFTSTIAWLTVGSGIAFALSFVGLGQVETGTGLWPLAASRATATLVVWLVIAFSWRAVVWPIGSLLPILVGIGMIDVIANGALLFAYQHGLLSLVSVIAALYPAVTVLLAVIVLGERVSRVKILGLVAAGFAVALVSLPG from the coding sequence CTGATCGCGGTCGCGCTCGCGCTGCTCGCCGCGGTCGGCTACGGCCTGAGCGATTTCGCGGGGGGCGCGGCATCGCGGCGCGCGAGTGCGCTCGGTGTCGTCGCGGTCACCTACCCGGTCTCGCTCGTCGTCTCCCTCGTCGCGGCGTCCGTCGTCGGTGGCGACATCACCGCCGAGTCGCTGGCGTGGGGTGCAGCAGCGGGCGTGGCCGGCGGGATCGCCGTCTGGTGGTTCTACCTCGCGCTGGCCGACGGGCCGATGTCGGTGGTCTCTCCGGTCACCGCGGTGGTCGTGGCGGGAATTCCTGTGCTCGTCGGCATTGCATTGGGGGATCGCCCCGGGCTGCTCGCCTATCTCGGCATCGTCGTCGCCGTCGTGGCGGTCGGGCTGGTCAGCCGCGAGTCCGACGAGACCGTCACGGGTGTCGGACACTCGCGCTTCACGTCGACGATCGCGTGGTTGACCGTCGGATCCGGTATCGCATTCGCGTTGTCGTTCGTCGGGCTCGGCCAGGTCGAGACCGGCACGGGGCTGTGGCCGCTCGCGGCGTCCCGCGCCACCGCCACGCTGGTGGTGTGGCTCGTGATCGCGTTCTCGTGGCGCGCGGTGGTGTGGCCGATCGGGTCCCTCCTGCCGATCCTCGTGGGGATCGGCATGATCGACGTGATCGCGAACGGTGCCCTGCTCTTCGCCTACCAGCACGGTCTGCTGTCCCTCGTGAGCGTGATCGCCGCCCTGTATCCGGCGGTGACGGTGCTGCTCGCCGTCATCGTGCTCGGTGAGCGGGTGAGCCGGGTGAAAATTCTCGGGCTGGTAGCGGCAGGATTCGCCGTCGCGCTCGTCAGCCTGCCGGGCTGA
- the pgm gene encoding phosphoglucomutase (alpha-D-glucose-1,6-bisphosphate-dependent), with the protein MAHERAGQPATAADLEDLAHLVTAYYTVQPDPENVSQQVAFGTSGHRGSSLDGAFNEHHILATTQAIVEYRAQQGTSGPLFLGRDTHALSEPAWASALEVLVANGVEVVVDSRDRYTPTPAVSHAILQHNAGSGARADGIVVTPSHNPPRDGGFKYNPPSGGPADSDATSVIATRANELLAAGLDGVKRVPLSSALASAGRHDFLAAYIDDLPNIVDLDVVRAAGVRIGADPMGGASVDYWGEIAERHALDLTVVNPLVDATWRFMTLDTDGKIRMDCSSPNAMASLIGNREAYDLATGNDADADRHGIVTPDAGLLNPNHYLAVAIDYLFRNRPGWAESSKVGKTLVSSSMIDRVAAGVGRDLLEVPVGFKWFVPGLSDGSLGFGGEESAGASFLRRDGSVWTTDKDGIVLALLAAEITAVTEKSPSRYYAELVDRYGDPAYARVDAPATREQKAVLSKLSPEQVGATELAGEPIIATLTAAPGNGAAIGGLKVTTENAWFAARPSGTEDVYKIYAESFRGPDHLAEVQQAARELVSSVLS; encoded by the coding sequence ATGGCGCACGAACGAGCGGGACAGCCGGCCACGGCAGCGGATCTCGAGGACCTCGCACATCTGGTCACCGCCTACTACACCGTGCAGCCCGATCCCGAGAACGTCTCCCAGCAGGTGGCATTCGGCACCTCCGGTCACCGAGGCTCGAGTCTCGACGGTGCGTTCAACGAACACCACATCCTTGCGACCACCCAGGCTATCGTCGAATACCGCGCGCAGCAGGGCACCTCGGGCCCGCTGTTCCTCGGCCGCGACACGCACGCGCTGTCCGAACCGGCCTGGGCGAGCGCACTCGAAGTGCTCGTCGCGAACGGTGTCGAGGTGGTGGTCGACTCCCGCGACCGCTACACCCCGACACCCGCGGTCAGTCACGCGATACTGCAGCACAACGCCGGATCCGGGGCCCGTGCCGACGGCATCGTGGTCACCCCCTCGCACAATCCGCCCCGCGACGGCGGGTTCAAGTACAACCCGCCGTCCGGTGGACCGGCCGACAGCGATGCGACCTCGGTCATCGCCACCCGCGCCAACGAACTGCTCGCCGCCGGACTCGACGGGGTGAAGCGGGTGCCGCTCTCCTCGGCCCTCGCCTCCGCCGGACGGCACGACTTCCTCGCCGCCTACATCGACGACCTGCCGAACATCGTCGACCTCGACGTCGTCCGTGCCGCGGGGGTACGGATCGGTGCGGACCCCATGGGCGGTGCGAGCGTCGACTACTGGGGCGAGATCGCCGAACGGCACGCGCTCGACCTCACCGTGGTCAATCCGCTCGTCGATGCCACCTGGCGGTTCATGACGCTCGATACCGACGGCAAGATCCGCATGGATTGCTCGTCGCCGAACGCGATGGCATCGCTGATCGGCAACCGGGAGGCCTACGACCTTGCGACGGGCAACGACGCCGACGCCGACCGGCACGGCATCGTCACCCCCGACGCGGGTCTGCTCAACCCGAACCACTATCTCGCCGTCGCGATCGACTACCTGTTCCGCAACCGGCCCGGCTGGGCGGAGTCGAGCAAGGTGGGCAAGACGCTGGTGAGTTCGTCGATGATCGACCGGGTCGCCGCCGGAGTGGGCCGCGACCTGCTCGAGGTGCCGGTCGGCTTCAAATGGTTCGTGCCCGGCCTGAGCGACGGCTCGCTGGGCTTCGGGGGGGAGGAGAGCGCCGGTGCCTCCTTCCTCCGGCGCGACGGCTCGGTGTGGACCACCGACAAGGACGGCATCGTGCTCGCCCTGCTCGCAGCGGAGATCACCGCGGTGACGGAGAAGAGCCCGTCCCGGTACTACGCAGAACTCGTCGACCGGTACGGCGACCCCGCCTATGCACGCGTGGATGCCCCTGCGACCCGCGAGCAGAAGGCGGTGCTGTCGAAGTTGTCGCCCGAGCAGGTCGGTGCCACCGAACTCGCCGGGGAACCGATCATCGCGACGCTCACCGCGGCGCCGGGCAACGGGGCCGCGATCGGTGGGCTCAAGGTCACCACCGAGAACGCGTGGTTCGCCGCCCGCCCCTCCGGCACCGAGGACGTGTACAAGATCTACGCCGAATCGTTCCGTGGCCCCGACCATCTCGCCGAGGTCCAGCAGGCGGCGCGCGAACTCGTCTCGTCCGTCCTGTCCTGA
- a CDS encoding MFS transporter codes for MRTRDAALPREIWVLVVASFVIALGFGLVAPALPQFARSFDVGVTAATVVVSSFAAMRLLFAPASGSLVQKLGERPVYITGLLIVALSTGACAFAASYWQLLVFRALGGIGSTMFTVSALGLLVRIAPADARGRVSGLYATSFLMGNILGPLVGGALIGLGLRAPFLIYAVALLVAASVVGISLRSSHLARPDAGDGVPVMRLRDALRSPVYRAALGSNFANGWVVFGVRVAMVPLFVVEALDEGEAFAGVALTAFAVGNALVLIKSGKLSDRFGRRPFVLAGLVVCGVSTIAMGFTESVVWFLITSFVAGMGSGLSNPSQQAAVADVVGSKARGGPVLAAFQMVADVGAVIGPIAAGFLADRLSYSTAFAVTGVIMLAATVPWFVAGRTRVAEQAAPVTGDTAR; via the coding sequence ATGCGGACACGTGACGCGGCGTTGCCGCGGGAAATCTGGGTTCTGGTCGTCGCGAGCTTCGTGATCGCGCTCGGCTTCGGTCTCGTGGCTCCCGCGCTGCCGCAATTCGCGCGCAGCTTCGACGTCGGTGTCACGGCGGCGACCGTCGTCGTGTCGTCGTTCGCGGCGATGCGACTGCTGTTCGCACCCGCGAGCGGATCGCTGGTGCAGAAGCTGGGGGAGCGGCCCGTCTACATCACGGGTCTGCTCATCGTCGCCCTGTCGACCGGGGCGTGCGCGTTCGCCGCGAGTTACTGGCAGCTGCTCGTCTTCCGGGCCCTCGGCGGTATCGGGTCGACGATGTTCACCGTGTCGGCGCTCGGGCTGCTCGTGCGGATCGCACCTGCCGATGCCCGCGGGCGCGTCTCGGGCCTGTATGCGACGAGCTTCCTCATGGGCAACATCCTCGGCCCGCTCGTCGGTGGTGCGCTGATCGGACTGGGTCTGCGCGCACCCTTCCTCATCTATGCCGTGGCGCTGCTCGTGGCGGCCTCGGTCGTGGGGATCAGCCTGCGCTCGTCCCATCTCGCCCGCCCCGACGCCGGGGACGGTGTGCCCGTCATGCGGCTGCGCGATGCGCTGCGCTCACCGGTCTACCGCGCGGCGCTCGGATCGAACTTCGCCAACGGCTGGGTGGTGTTCGGGGTCCGCGTCGCGATGGTGCCGTTGTTCGTCGTCGAGGCCCTCGACGAGGGGGAGGCGTTCGCGGGTGTCGCGCTGACGGCGTTCGCGGTGGGCAACGCACTCGTCCTCATCAAGTCCGGCAAGCTGTCCGACAGGTTCGGGCGACGGCCCTTCGTCCTGGCCGGCCTGGTGGTGTGCGGGGTCAGCACGATCGCGATGGGATTCACCGAGAGCGTCGTGTGGTTCCTCATCACCTCGTTCGTGGCGGGCATGGGCTCGGGACTGTCGAACCCCTCGCAGCAGGCCGCGGTCGCCGACGTCGTGGGCAGCAAGGCACGGGGCGGGCCGGTGCTCGCCGCCTTCCAGATGGTCGCCGACGTCGGCGCGGTGATCGGTCCGATCGCGGCCGGTTTCCTCGCGGACCGGTTGTCGTACTCGACGGCCTTCGCGGTCACGGGCGTGATCATGCTCGCGGCGACCGTGCCGTGGTTCGTCGCCGGGCGCACCCGCGTCGCCGAGCAGGCCGCACCGGTGACCGGCGACACGGCGCGGTGA
- a CDS encoding MauE/DoxX family redox-associated membrane protein has product MWVGLVSTLARFGLAAVWLVSGWVKFSDPTQTVVAVRAYQILPTDWVRPFAAAFPVLELVLGLVLLVGSATRVAALVSALGLVALVVAIASAWARGLSIDCGCFGGGGMVEGVDGRDYAIEIARDVGFLAMSMWLVVRPRTWFALGPGSRTSLSAAPQPSMAE; this is encoded by the coding sequence ATGTGGGTCGGTCTCGTCTCCACGCTCGCCCGATTCGGTCTGGCAGCGGTGTGGCTCGTCTCCGGTTGGGTGAAGTTCTCGGACCCGACACAGACCGTCGTGGCGGTACGGGCGTACCAGATCCTGCCCACCGACTGGGTGCGGCCGTTCGCCGCGGCCTTTCCCGTGCTCGAACTGGTCCTGGGGCTGGTCCTGCTGGTGGGATCGGCGACCCGCGTCGCAGCGCTCGTCAGCGCACTCGGGCTGGTCGCGCTCGTCGTCGCGATCGCCTCGGCGTGGGCGCGCGGTCTGTCGATCGACTGCGGCTGCTTCGGGGGAGGTGGCATGGTCGAGGGTGTCGACGGCCGCGACTACGCGATCGAGATCGCCCGGGACGTCGGCTTCCTGGCGATGTCGATGTGGCTGGTCGTCCGACCGCGCACCTGGTTCGCGCTCGGTCCGGGCTCGCGGACTTCCCTCTCAGCGGCCCCTCAGCCGTCGATGGCAGAGTGA
- a CDS encoding DsbA family protein, whose amino-acid sequence MSAKKVPSAKYTPEPTSNRFTYILGGIAVLVIGALVVGGVLWSSGGSDPRNDGYGTVQNAAVEVSIQDDGAILLGRPDAMRTIDLFEDPMCPYCAELEHKHSQELAQAIDDGQLAVRYRMLAFLDGASSSGDYSTRAVAAAQCVAESGDARAFSAFHDALLSPDNQPAEGGNGDIDNAGLAQMARDAGASEDVTQCITDGARVEEASADAEAGRQLLATTGAAGTPAVVYEGTVVDALGNENWVTELVG is encoded by the coding sequence GTGAGCGCGAAGAAGGTCCCATCCGCCAAGTACACACCGGAGCCGACGTCGAACAGGTTCACCTACATTCTCGGCGGCATCGCGGTCCTGGTGATCGGTGCGCTCGTCGTCGGCGGTGTCCTGTGGTCCTCGGGTGGCAGCGACCCCCGCAACGACGGCTACGGCACCGTGCAGAACGCCGCGGTGGAGGTGTCGATCCAGGACGACGGTGCGATCCTGCTGGGCCGCCCGGACGCCATGAGGACCATCGACCTGTTCGAGGACCCGATGTGCCCGTACTGCGCCGAACTCGAGCACAAGCACTCGCAGGAGCTCGCCCAGGCGATCGACGACGGGCAGCTGGCGGTGCGGTATCGGATGCTCGCCTTCCTGGACGGGGCGTCGAGCAGTGGTGACTACTCGACCCGCGCGGTAGCAGCGGCGCAGTGCGTCGCCGAGAGCGGGGACGCCCGCGCGTTCTCCGCCTTCCACGACGCGTTGCTCTCGCCCGACAACCAGCCTGCCGAGGGCGGCAACGGCGACATCGACAACGCCGGTCTCGCGCAGATGGCCCGCGACGCGGGTGCTTCCGAGGACGTCACGCAGTGCATCACCGACGGCGCCCGGGTCGAGGAGGCCTCGGCCGACGCGGAGGCGGGACGGCAGTTGCTCGCAACGACCGGAGCGGCCGGCACCCCGGCCGTCGTGTACGAGGGAACCGTCGTCGACGCCCTCGGCAACGAGAACTGGGTGACCGAACTCGTCGGATAG
- a CDS encoding siderophore-interacting protein, with product MARSLRPIEVFPITTRYLTVLRVTDVSPGMRRVTLGGEQLQAHVAPNGCPVGAFRSDGLDDEFKLMFKHPDLDEALGPTQADGVVNWPRDPKLLMRTYTVRRWDPVAGEIDVDFVRHGVGPASSWSYRAEPGETIQIAGPKSSAGHPVGVDWTLVAGDETALPAIGRWLENWPHGARGQVFVEIADESHRQELPVPDGVELTWLSRDGAEPGTTTLLFDALQGAEWWDGKVFAWVAGETLTLTPIRRWLRNEKGLPKEQVEVTGYWRRQEVAVSETDASLPDFEATEDERDRFDELAEIAPGFALRVAATIGLATAFDASPRTLDELVAKTGTDRAGLGRLLRYLAAVGVAEDLGESRFRLTGVGRELEDDHHIEELRLDGVHAQRELAGMLALLAAVRTGRGDDAQRFGKSFAQRVADDTALLTDRYEQEAEMAVYFAGALAAKVPTDISTVMVTGEAAGSYAHALVTANPSARVTVVAAPSEIEVLRGIHGEHERVAYAPGSMLGARPEPVDAVLLTGRLNELPDADAVHVLQQAAAGLNPGGRILVFGNVLDETAGEHDYEDDLIDFALSGGGGRTHEDHLALFEAAGLAEPERTTVGWGLTLYTSAGSTD from the coding sequence ATGGCCCGTAGTCTTCGCCCCATCGAGGTCTTCCCGATCACCACGCGGTATCTGACGGTGCTCCGCGTGACGGACGTGAGCCCCGGGATGCGGCGGGTGACCCTCGGGGGCGAACAGTTGCAGGCCCACGTCGCACCGAACGGCTGCCCGGTCGGCGCGTTCCGGTCCGACGGCCTCGACGACGAGTTCAAGTTGATGTTCAAGCATCCGGATCTCGACGAGGCCCTCGGCCCGACCCAGGCCGACGGCGTGGTGAACTGGCCGCGCGATCCGAAGCTGCTCATGCGCACCTACACCGTGCGACGCTGGGATCCGGTCGCCGGTGAGATCGACGTGGACTTCGTACGCCACGGCGTGGGTCCCGCGTCGAGCTGGTCGTACCGTGCGGAGCCGGGCGAGACGATCCAGATCGCCGGACCGAAGTCGTCGGCCGGGCACCCGGTCGGTGTGGACTGGACGCTCGTGGCGGGCGATGAGACGGCACTGCCGGCCATCGGGCGTTGGCTCGAGAACTGGCCGCACGGGGCACGCGGTCAGGTCTTCGTCGAGATCGCCGACGAGTCGCATCGTCAGGAGTTGCCCGTTCCCGACGGGGTCGAGCTGACCTGGCTCAGCCGCGACGGCGCCGAGCCGGGCACGACCACCCTGTTGTTCGACGCTCTCCAAGGCGCCGAGTGGTGGGACGGAAAGGTCTTCGCCTGGGTGGCCGGGGAGACCCTCACGCTCACCCCGATCCGGCGGTGGCTGCGCAACGAGAAGGGCCTGCCCAAGGAACAGGTGGAGGTCACCGGATACTGGCGTCGCCAGGAGGTCGCGGTATCGGAGACCGACGCCTCCCTGCCCGATTTCGAGGCGACCGAGGACGAGCGTGACCGCTTCGACGAATTGGCCGAGATCGCACCGGGTTTCGCGCTGCGGGTCGCGGCGACCATCGGCCTGGCGACAGCCTTCGACGCCTCTCCGCGCACCCTCGACGAACTCGTCGCCAAGACGGGGACGGACCGCGCCGGCCTGGGCAGACTGCTGCGCTATCTTGCCGCAGTCGGGGTGGCCGAGGATCTCGGTGAGAGCCGGTTCCGCCTCACCGGCGTCGGCCGTGAACTCGAGGACGACCACCACATCGAGGAACTCCGCCTCGACGGCGTGCACGCGCAGCGGGAGCTGGCCGGCATGCTCGCGCTGCTCGCCGCCGTCCGCACGGGCCGCGGGGACGATGCGCAGCGATTCGGGAAGAGTTTCGCGCAGCGTGTCGCGGACGACACCGCGCTGCTGACGGACCGGTACGAGCAGGAAGCGGAGATGGCGGTCTACTTCGCCGGCGCCCTCGCCGCGAAGGTGCCCACCGACATCTCGACCGTGATGGTCACCGGTGAGGCCGCCGGTTCCTACGCCCACGCGCTGGTCACGGCGAATCCGTCGGCACGAGTGACCGTCGTGGCCGCGCCGTCGGAGATCGAGGTCCTGCGCGGCATCCACGGCGAGCACGAGCGCGTGGCGTATGCGCCGGGCAGCATGCTCGGCGCCCGGCCCGAACCGGTCGACGCGGTACTGCTGACCGGGCGGCTGAACGAACTTCCCGATGCCGATGCCGTACACGTCCTGCAGCAGGCGGCGGCCGGACTGAACCCGGGTGGCCGGATCCTCGTCTTCGGCAACGTTCTCGACGAGACCGCAGGTGAGCACGACTACGAGGACGACCTCATCGACTTCGCGCTCAGCGGTGGCGGGGGGCGTACGCACGAGGACCACCTGGCGTTGTTCGAGGCCGCCGGTCTCGCGGAACCCGAGCGGACGACCGTGGGCTGGGGTCTGACGCTGTACACGTCCGCCGGCTCGACAGACTGA